The Streptomyces sp. NBC_01244 genome contains a region encoding:
- a CDS encoding ABC transporter permease yields the protein MAVPLVFFGLFFAYPVAAIVGRGLKTDAGWQFGRIGEVLARPDIGDVLWFTTWQALASTALTLLIALPGAYVFARFEFPGKQVLRALVTVPFVLPTVVVGTAFLALVGRGGLLDEVWGIRLDTTVWAILLAHVFFNYAVVIRTVGGLWAQLDPRQEEAARVLGAGRFAAWRRVTLPALVPAVAAASLMVFLFTFSSFGVVQILGGPAYSTLEVEVYRQTAQLLDLPTAAVLTMVQFAAIGTILAVHAWTVRKRETALRLVDPGRTTHRPRGWAQRALLGGVLLTVALLIVAPLAVLVERSLDAPGGYGFGFYRALQDVGAGGGTFLVPPLEAIWNSLQYALAATAIALVVGGLAAAALTRRAGRFVRGFDALLMLPLGVSAVTVGFGFLITLDEPPLDLRTSWILVPLAQALVGVPFVVRTMLPVLRAVDARLREAAAVLGASPLRAWREVDLPMVRRALLIAAGFAFAVSLGEFGATVFIARPDHPTLPVAVARLLGRAGEMNYGQAMALSTILMLTCAVSLLLLERLRPDKTSGEF from the coding sequence ATGGCCGTGCCGCTCGTCTTCTTCGGGCTGTTCTTCGCGTACCCCGTCGCCGCGATCGTCGGGCGCGGGCTCAAGACCGACGCCGGCTGGCAGTTCGGCCGGATCGGCGAGGTGCTGGCCCGGCCCGACATCGGCGACGTGCTCTGGTTCACCACCTGGCAGGCGCTCGCGTCCACGGCGCTCACGCTCCTGATCGCGCTCCCCGGCGCGTACGTCTTCGCGCGCTTCGAGTTCCCCGGCAAGCAAGTGCTGCGGGCGCTCGTGACGGTGCCGTTCGTCCTGCCGACCGTCGTGGTCGGCACCGCGTTCCTGGCGCTCGTCGGGCGGGGCGGTCTGCTGGACGAGGTGTGGGGGATCCGCCTCGACACGACCGTCTGGGCGATCCTGCTCGCGCACGTCTTCTTCAACTACGCGGTCGTCATCCGCACGGTCGGCGGACTGTGGGCGCAGCTGGACCCGCGCCAGGAGGAGGCCGCCCGGGTGCTGGGGGCCGGGCGGTTCGCCGCATGGCGGCGCGTGACGCTGCCCGCCCTGGTCCCGGCGGTGGCCGCCGCCTCGCTGATGGTGTTCCTGTTCACCTTCTCCTCCTTCGGTGTCGTGCAGATCCTGGGCGGCCCCGCGTACTCCACCCTGGAGGTGGAGGTCTACCGGCAGACCGCGCAGCTCCTGGACCTGCCGACGGCCGCCGTGCTGACGATGGTGCAGTTCGCGGCCATCGGGACGATCCTCGCCGTGCACGCCTGGACCGTGCGCAAGCGGGAGACCGCGCTGCGGCTCGTCGACCCGGGGCGGACCACGCACCGGCCGCGCGGCTGGGCCCAGCGCGCCCTGCTCGGCGGGGTGCTGCTGACGGTGGCGCTGCTGATCGTGGCGCCGCTGGCCGTGCTGGTCGAGCGCTCGCTGGACGCGCCCGGCGGCTACGGCTTCGGCTTCTACCGGGCGCTTCAGGACGTGGGCGCCGGCGGCGGAACGTTTCTGGTGCCGCCGCTGGAGGCCATCTGGAACTCCCTGCAGTACGCGCTCGCCGCCACCGCCATCGCGCTCGTCGTCGGCGGGCTCGCGGCCGCGGCGCTGACCCGGCGCGCGGGCCGTTTCGTACGGGGCTTCGACGCGCTGCTGATGCTCCCGCTGGGGGTGTCCGCCGTGACCGTCGGCTTCGGCTTCCTCATCACCCTCGACGAGCCGCCGCTGGACCTGCGGACCTCGTGGATCCTGGTGCCGCTGGCGCAGGCGCTGGTGGGCGTTCCCTTCGTCGTACGGACCATGCTGCCGGTGCTGCGCGCGGTGGACGCACGGCTGCGGGAGGCCGCCGCCGTGCTCGGCGCCTCGCCGCTGCGGGCCTGGCGGGAGGTGGACCTGCCGATGGTGCGGCGGGCCCTGCTGATCGCGGCGGGCTTCGCCTTCGCCGTGTCCCTCGGGGAGTTCGGGGCGACCGTCTTCATCGCGCGCCCCGACCATCCGACGCTGCCGGTCGCCGTGGCGCGGCTGCTGGGGCGGGCCGGGGAGATGAACTACGGGCAGGCGATGGCCCTGAGCACGATCCTGATGCTGACGTGCGCGGTGTCCCTGCTCCTGCTGGAGCGGCTGCGACCCGACAAGACCTCCGGAGAGTTCTGA
- a CDS encoding aspartate aminotransferase family protein has translation MGNAIAVSQDLSKTAYDHLWMHFTRMSSYENSPVPTIVRGEGTYIFDDKGKRYLDGLAGLFVVNAGHGRKELAEVAYKQAQELAFFPIWSYAHPKAVELAERLAHYAPGDLNKVFFTTGGGEAVETAWKLAKQYFKLQGKHTKYKVISRAVAYHGTPQGALSITGLPALKAPFEPLVPGAHKVVNTNIYRAPIYGDDPEAYGRWCADQIEQEILFEGADTVAAVFLEPVQNAGGCFPPPPGYFQRVREICDEYDVLLVSDETICAFGRLGTMFACDKFDYIPDMITCAKGMTSGYSPIGACIISDRLAEPFYKGDNTFLHGYTFGGHPVSSAVALANLDIFDKEGLNQHVLDNEDAFRSTLEKLHDLPIVGDVRGNGYFYGIELVKDKVTKESFTDEETERVLYGFLSKALFENGLYCRADDRGDPVIQLAPPLTADQGTFDEIEGILRRVLTEAWTKL, from the coding sequence GTGGGGAACGCGATAGCCGTGAGCCAGGACCTCTCCAAGACCGCCTACGACCACCTGTGGATGCACTTCACCCGCATGTCGTCGTACGAGAACTCGCCCGTACCCACCATCGTGCGCGGCGAGGGCACCTACATCTTCGACGACAAGGGCAAGCGCTACCTCGACGGCCTCGCCGGCCTGTTCGTCGTCAACGCCGGTCACGGCCGCAAGGAACTGGCCGAGGTCGCCTACAAGCAGGCGCAGGAACTCGCGTTCTTCCCCATCTGGTCGTACGCGCACCCCAAGGCCGTCGAGCTCGCCGAGCGCCTCGCGCACTACGCCCCGGGCGACCTGAACAAGGTCTTCTTCACCACCGGTGGCGGCGAGGCCGTCGAGACCGCCTGGAAGCTCGCCAAGCAGTACTTCAAGCTGCAGGGCAAGCACACCAAGTACAAGGTCATCTCGCGTGCGGTCGCCTACCACGGCACCCCGCAGGGCGCCCTGTCCATCACCGGACTGCCGGCCCTCAAGGCCCCCTTCGAGCCGCTGGTCCCCGGCGCGCACAAGGTGGTCAACACCAACATCTACCGCGCCCCGATCTACGGCGACGACCCCGAGGCCTACGGCCGCTGGTGCGCCGACCAGATCGAGCAGGAGATCCTGTTCGAGGGCGCCGACACCGTCGCCGCCGTCTTCCTGGAGCCGGTGCAGAACGCCGGTGGCTGCTTCCCGCCGCCGCCCGGCTACTTCCAGCGCGTCCGCGAGATCTGCGACGAGTACGACGTCCTGCTCGTCTCCGACGAGACGATCTGCGCGTTCGGCCGTCTGGGCACGATGTTCGCCTGTGACAAGTTCGACTACATCCCGGACATGATCACCTGCGCGAAGGGCATGACCTCGGGCTACTCCCCGATCGGTGCCTGCATCATCTCGGACCGCCTCGCCGAGCCGTTCTACAAGGGTGACAACACCTTCCTGCACGGCTACACCTTCGGCGGACACCCCGTGTCCTCCGCGGTGGCGCTCGCCAACCTCGACATCTTCGACAAGGAAGGCCTCAACCAGCACGTGCTGGACAACGAGGACGCCTTCCGCTCGACGCTCGAGAAGCTGCACGACCTGCCGATCGTCGGCGACGTCCGCGGCAACGGCTACTTCTACGGCATCGAGCTCGTCAAGGACAAGGTCACCAAGGAGTCCTTCACGGACGAGGAGACGGAGCGCGTGCTCTACGGCTTCCTCTCCAAGGCTCTCTTCGAGAACGGCCTGTACTGCCGCGCCGACGACCGTGGCGACCCGGTCATCCAGCTGGCCCCGCCGCTGACCGCCGACCAGGGCACCTTCGACGAGATCGAGGGCATCCTGCGCCGCGTGCTCACCGAGGCCTGGACCAAGCTCTAA
- the rlmN gene encoding 23S rRNA (adenine(2503)-C(2))-methyltransferase RlmN: MARPVPGELTFVAPRGAKKPPRHLADLTPEERREAVAAIGEKPFRAKQLSQHYFARYAHDPAEWTDIPAASREKLQQELLPDLMNVLRHISCDDDTTRKTLWKLHDGTLVESVLMRYPDRVTMCISSQAGCGMNCPFCATGQAGLDRNLSTAEIVHQIVDGMRALRDGEVPGGPARLSNIVFMGMGEPLANYNRVVGAIRRLTDPEPDGLGLSQRGITVSTVGLVPAMHRFADEGFKCRLAVSLHAPDDELRDTLVPVNTRWNVREVLGAAWEYAEKSGRRISIEYALIRDINDQAWRGDLLGRLLKGKRVHVNLIPLNPTPGSKWTASRPEDEKAFVEAIARHGVPVTVRDTRGQEIDGACGQLAASER; encoded by the coding sequence ATGGCCCGCCCAGTCCCGGGAGAGCTCACTTTCGTCGCCCCTCGTGGAGCGAAGAAGCCGCCCCGGCACCTCGCCGACCTCACCCCCGAGGAGCGCCGGGAGGCGGTCGCCGCGATCGGCGAGAAGCCCTTCCGGGCCAAGCAGCTCTCCCAGCACTACTTCGCCCGGTACGCGCACGACCCGGCCGAGTGGACCGACATCCCCGCCGCGTCCCGCGAGAAGCTCCAGCAGGAGCTGCTGCCGGACCTGATGAACGTCCTGCGGCACATCTCGTGCGATGACGACACCACCCGCAAGACCCTGTGGAAGCTGCACGACGGCACGCTCGTCGAGTCCGTGCTGATGCGCTACCCGGACCGGGTCACCATGTGCATCTCCTCGCAGGCCGGCTGCGGCATGAACTGCCCGTTCTGCGCCACCGGACAGGCCGGTCTCGACCGCAACCTGTCGACGGCCGAGATCGTGCACCAGATCGTCGACGGCATGCGGGCCCTGCGCGACGGCGAGGTCCCCGGCGGGCCGGCCCGGCTGTCGAACATCGTCTTCATGGGCATGGGCGAGCCGCTCGCCAACTACAACCGCGTGGTCGGCGCCATCCGCCGCCTCACCGACCCGGAGCCCGACGGCCTGGGCCTGTCCCAGCGCGGGATCACCGTCTCCACCGTGGGCCTGGTCCCGGCGATGCACCGCTTCGCCGACGAGGGCTTCAAGTGCCGCCTCGCCGTCTCCCTGCACGCCCCGGACGACGAGCTGCGCGACACCCTGGTCCCCGTGAACACCCGCTGGAACGTCCGCGAGGTGCTCGGCGCGGCCTGGGAGTACGCGGAGAAGTCCGGCCGCCGGATCTCCATCGAGTACGCCCTGATCCGCGACATCAACGACCAGGCCTGGCGCGGCGACCTGCTCGGCAGGCTCCTCAAGGGCAAGCGCGTGCACGTCAACCTGATCCCGCTGAACCCGACTCCGGGCTCGAAGTGGACCGCCTCGCGGCCCGAGGACGAGAAGGCCTTCGTCGAGGCCATCGCCCGCCACGGGGTGCCCGTGACCGTACGCGACACCCGTGGCCAGGAGATCGACGGCGCGTGCGGCCAGCTCGCCGCCTCGGAGCGCTGA
- a CDS encoding LOG family protein produces the protein MVNPHTETATEIETLAEFDRVVARGSLSGYRIQSVNLLERTFALLSADTSAAVFLGCAMEPDASVKVRADGALVFPPIPDLPFNPYRGLLYTAEELFSGLSAGYEATPDAEAYAWFQETKADGDIYASMLRSIHDDAISDALDEHLEGARVVGVMGGHAMARGGDAYRGAAELGRTLTRSGLTVATGGGPGAMEAANLGAYLAPAPDEALPEALRMLAKAPSFTPSVSDWARAAFAVRERWPAVTGGDSVGIPTWFYGHEPPNPFAGHIAKYFANATREDGLLARSNAGVVFLPGAAGTVQEIFDNATPNHYESRGEPTPMILVDRAHWTERLPAWPLLQALARGRAMESRIALVDSVTEVPAALAAMS, from the coding sequence ATGGTCAACCCACACACCGAGACCGCGACCGAGATCGAGACCCTCGCCGAATTCGACCGGGTCGTCGCACGCGGCTCGCTCAGCGGGTACCGGATCCAGTCGGTCAACCTGCTGGAGCGGACCTTCGCCCTGCTCTCCGCCGACACCTCGGCCGCCGTCTTCCTGGGCTGCGCGATGGAACCGGACGCCTCGGTCAAGGTGCGCGCGGACGGCGCCCTGGTCTTCCCGCCCATCCCCGACCTCCCGTTCAATCCCTACCGGGGCCTGCTCTACACGGCCGAGGAGCTCTTCAGCGGGCTGTCCGCGGGCTACGAGGCCACCCCGGACGCCGAGGCCTACGCCTGGTTCCAGGAGACCAAGGCGGACGGCGACATCTACGCCTCGATGCTGCGCTCCATCCACGACGACGCCATCTCCGACGCCCTCGACGAACACCTCGAAGGCGCCCGCGTGGTCGGGGTGATGGGCGGCCACGCCATGGCCCGCGGCGGCGACGCGTACCGGGGCGCGGCCGAACTCGGCCGGACGCTGACCCGCTCCGGACTGACCGTGGCCACCGGGGGCGGCCCCGGCGCGATGGAGGCGGCCAACCTCGGCGCGTACCTGGCTCCGGCCCCCGACGAGGCCCTGCCCGAAGCCCTGCGGATGCTGGCCAAGGCCCCCTCCTTCACCCCGTCCGTCTCCGACTGGGCGCGCGCGGCCTTCGCCGTACGGGAACGCTGGCCGGCGGTCACGGGAGGCGACTCGGTGGGCATCCCGACCTGGTTCTACGGACACGAGCCGCCGAACCCCTTCGCCGGGCACATCGCGAAGTACTTCGCCAACGCCACCCGGGAGGACGGGCTGCTCGCCCGCTCCAACGCGGGCGTGGTGTTCCTGCCGGGCGCGGCGGGCACGGTCCAAGAGATATTCGACAACGCGACGCCCAACCACTACGAGTCGCGGGGCGAGCCGACCCCGATGATCCTCGTCGACCGCGCCCACTGGACCGAACGGCTGCCCGCCTGGCCGTTGCTCCAGGCACTGGCCCGCGGCCGCGCCATGGAGTCCCGGATCGCGCTGGTCGACTCGGTGACCGAGGTCCCGGCGGCCCTCGCCGCCATGAGCTGA
- the frr gene encoding ribosome recycling factor, with protein sequence MTEEILLEAEEKMEKAVVVAKEDFAAIRTGRAHPAMFNKIVAEYYGAITPINQLASFSVPEPRMAIVTPFDKSALRNIETAIRDSDLGVNPSNDGSIIRVTFPELTQDRRKEYIKVARTKAEDSKVSIRAIRRKAKDALDKLVKDKEAGEDEVRRAEKELDDTTAKYVAQVDELLKHKEAELLEV encoded by the coding sequence GTGACCGAAGAGATCCTCCTCGAGGCCGAGGAGAAGATGGAAAAGGCCGTCGTCGTCGCCAAGGAAGACTTCGCCGCGATTCGCACCGGTCGTGCGCACCCGGCGATGTTCAACAAGATCGTGGCGGAGTACTACGGCGCCATCACGCCCATCAACCAGCTCGCCTCCTTCTCGGTCCCCGAGCCGCGCATGGCGATCGTGACCCCGTTCGACAAGAGCGCCCTGCGCAACATCGAGACGGCCATCCGCGACTCCGACCTGGGCGTCAACCCCAGCAACGACGGCAGCATCATCCGGGTGACCTTCCCCGAGCTGACGCAGGACCGCCGCAAGGAGTACATCAAGGTCGCGCGCACCAAGGCCGAGGACTCCAAGGTGTCGATCCGCGCCATCCGCCGCAAGGCGAAGGACGCCCTCGACAAGCTCGTCAAGGACAAGGAAGCCGGCGAGGACGAGGTGCGCCGCGCCGAGAAGGAGCTCGACGACACCACCGCGAAGTACGTCGCGCAGGTGGACGAGCTCCTGAAGCACAAGGAAGCCGAGCTCCTCGAAGTCTGA
- the pyrH gene encoding UMP kinase: protein MNQGVDTHTASDDKSDQDKKGRRFMLKLSGEAFSGGGGLGVDPDVVHAIAREIAAVVRDGAEIAIVIGGGNFFRGAELQQRGMDRARSDYMGMLGTVMNCLALQDFLEKEGIDSRVQTAITMGQVAEPYIPLRAVRHLEKGRVVIFGAGMGMPYFSTDTTAAQRALEIDAEALLMGKNGVDGVYDSDPKKNPDAVKFDALEYSEVLSRDLKVADATAITLCRDNKLPILVFELLAEGNIARAVKGEKIGTLVSDQGTRA, encoded by the coding sequence ATGAATCAGGGCGTGGACACCCACACCGCTTCCGACGACAAGAGCGACCAGGACAAGAAGGGCCGCCGCTTCATGCTGAAGCTGTCGGGCGAGGCCTTCTCCGGTGGCGGAGGACTCGGCGTCGACCCCGACGTAGTCCACGCCATCGCCCGTGAGATCGCCGCGGTGGTCCGCGACGGCGCGGAGATCGCGATCGTGATCGGCGGTGGCAACTTCTTCCGCGGCGCCGAACTCCAGCAGCGCGGCATGGACCGGGCCCGGTCCGACTACATGGGCATGCTCGGCACGGTCATGAACTGCCTCGCCCTCCAGGACTTCCTGGAGAAGGAAGGCATCGACTCCCGCGTCCAGACGGCCATCACCATGGGCCAGGTCGCCGAGCCGTACATCCCGCTGCGCGCCGTGCGCCACCTGGAGAAGGGCCGCGTGGTCATCTTCGGTGCCGGCATGGGCATGCCCTACTTCTCCACCGACACCACGGCCGCCCAGCGCGCCCTGGAGATCGACGCGGAAGCCCTGCTCATGGGCAAGAACGGCGTCGACGGGGTCTACGACTCCGACCCGAAGAAGAACCCGGACGCGGTGAAGTTCGACGCGCTGGAGTACAGCGAGGTGCTGTCGCGCGACCTCAAGGTCGCCGATGCCACGGCCATCACGCTGTGCCGCGACAACAAGCTGCCGATCCTCGTCTTCGAGCTGCTCGCCGAGGGCAATATCGCGCGGGCCGTCAAGGGTGAGAAGATCGGCACGCTCGTGAGCGACCAGGGCACCCGGGCCTGA
- a CDS encoding ABC transporter ATP-binding protein → MTLLQLEGVSVRFGERAVVDAVDLAVAEHEIVCVLGPSGSGKSTLLRVVAGLQPVADGRVLLGGADQAAVPVHRRGVGLMFQDHQLFPHRDVGGNVAFGLRMRGASKESSEARVTELLELVGLPGAQGRAVASLSGGEQQRVALARALAPSPRLLMLDEPLGQLDRGLRERLVVELQGLFARLGTTVLAVTHDQGEAFALADRVVVMRDGRIAQAGTPLEVWQRPASEFVARFLGFENVVPAVVSGGVASTPWGKVAVPAGAAEGDCQVLIRPAGVVLSPAGLGCEVVSRTFRGTHVALLLRPEVGPGLEAECDLAGAPGVGDRVAVGFAPAEVVVLPGE, encoded by the coding sequence ATGACCCTGCTTCAGCTGGAAGGGGTGTCGGTCCGCTTCGGTGAGCGCGCGGTCGTGGACGCCGTGGACCTGGCGGTGGCCGAGCACGAGATCGTGTGCGTGCTGGGGCCGAGCGGGAGCGGCAAGTCCACTCTGCTCCGGGTGGTGGCCGGGCTCCAGCCCGTCGCCGACGGGAGGGTGCTCCTGGGCGGCGCCGATCAGGCCGCAGTGCCCGTACACCGGCGGGGGGTCGGCCTGATGTTCCAGGACCACCAGCTGTTCCCGCACCGGGACGTGGGCGGGAACGTCGCCTTCGGGCTGCGGATGCGGGGTGCTTCGAAGGAGTCCTCCGAGGCCCGCGTCACCGAGCTCCTGGAGCTGGTCGGGCTCCCCGGGGCGCAGGGCCGGGCGGTGGCCTCGCTGTCCGGCGGAGAGCAGCAGCGGGTCGCGCTGGCGCGGGCGCTGGCGCCTTCGCCGCGGCTGCTGATGCTGGACGAGCCGCTCGGGCAGCTGGACCGCGGGCTGCGGGAGCGGCTCGTGGTGGAGTTGCAGGGGCTGTTCGCACGGCTGGGCACGACCGTGCTGGCCGTCACGCACGACCAGGGCGAGGCGTTCGCGCTGGCCGACCGGGTGGTCGTCATGCGGGACGGGCGGATCGCGCAGGCGGGGACCCCGCTGGAGGTGTGGCAGCGGCCGGCGTCGGAGTTCGTGGCGCGGTTCCTGGGGTTCGAGAACGTCGTCCCGGCGGTGGTGTCGGGTGGGGTCGCCTCCACTCCGTGGGGGAAGGTCGCCGTTCCGGCGGGGGCCGCGGAGGGGGACTGCCAGGTGCTGATCCGGCCGGCAGGGGTTGTGCTGTCGCCTGCGGGGCTGGGCTGCGAGGTGGTGTCGCGGACCTTCCGGGGGACGCATGTCGCGCTGTTGCTTCGGCCCGAGGTGGGGCCGGGGCTCGAGGCGGAGTGTGATCTGGCCGGGGCGCCGGGGGTCGGGGACCGGGTCGCGGTGGGCTTCGCCCCGGCCGAGGTGGTCGTGCTGCCGGGGGAGTAG
- a CDS encoding thiamine ABC transporter substrate-binding protein — translation MSTTKKMTGIALVAALGVTTLSACGGGDAKDKSAGASDAPKPKTITLVSHDSFNVTDTVLKEFEQQSGYTVKVLKSGDAGAALNQEILTKGSPRGDVFFGVDNTLLSRALDNGIFTPYEAKGLAGVKPEFVLDKEHRVTPVDSGDICVNYDKAYFADKKLAPPQTLDDLIKPEYKNLLVTENAATSSPGLGFLLASVGKYGDEGWKDYWSKLKANGVEVVDGWEQAYNERFSGSAGGKKAKGDRPLVVSYASSPPVEVLYGEPQPAEAPTGVATGTCFRQTEFAGLLKGAKNEEGGKALLDFLISKKFQEDMPLQMFVNPVTKDAALPELFTKHGVVIEKPEAVAPEAIAKNRDQWVKAWTTLVVK, via the coding sequence ATGAGCACCACCAAGAAGATGACGGGCATCGCGCTCGTGGCCGCGCTCGGCGTCACCACGCTCAGCGCCTGCGGCGGCGGCGACGCCAAGGACAAGTCCGCCGGGGCGAGCGACGCCCCGAAGCCCAAGACGATCACCCTCGTCTCGCACGACTCCTTCAACGTGACCGACACGGTCCTCAAGGAGTTCGAGCAGCAGAGCGGCTACACCGTCAAGGTCCTGAAGTCGGGCGACGCGGGCGCGGCCCTGAACCAGGAGATCCTCACCAAGGGCTCCCCGCGCGGCGACGTCTTCTTCGGCGTGGACAACACGCTCCTCTCCCGGGCCCTCGACAACGGCATCTTCACGCCGTACGAGGCCAAGGGGCTGGCCGGCGTGAAGCCCGAGTTCGTGCTCGACAAGGAGCACCGGGTCACCCCCGTCGACTCCGGCGACATCTGCGTCAACTACGACAAGGCCTACTTCGCGGACAAGAAGCTCGCCCCGCCGCAGACGCTGGACGACCTGATCAAGCCGGAGTACAAGAACCTGCTGGTCACCGAGAACGCCGCGACCTCCTCGCCCGGCCTCGGCTTCCTCCTCGCCTCCGTCGGCAAGTACGGCGACGAGGGCTGGAAGGACTACTGGAGCAAGCTGAAGGCCAACGGCGTCGAGGTCGTCGACGGCTGGGAGCAGGCCTACAACGAGCGCTTCTCCGGCTCGGCGGGCGGCAAGAAGGCCAAGGGCGACCGGCCGCTGGTCGTCTCCTACGCCTCCAGCCCGCCGGTCGAGGTGCTCTACGGCGAGCCGCAGCCGGCCGAGGCCCCCACGGGCGTCGCCACGGGCACCTGCTTCCGGCAGACCGAGTTCGCGGGCCTGCTCAAGGGCGCGAAGAACGAGGAGGGCGGCAAGGCGCTCCTGGACTTCCTGATCTCCAAGAAGTTCCAGGAGGACATGCCGCTCCAGATGTTCGTGAACCCGGTGACCAAGGACGCGGCGCTGCCCGAGCTGTTCACCAAGCACGGCGTCGTCATCGAGAAGCCCGAGGCGGTCGCCCCGGAGGCCATCGCCAAGAACCGCGACCAGTGGGTCAAGGCGTGGACCACGCTCGTCGTGAAGTAG
- a CDS encoding phosphatidate cytidylyltransferase codes for MNDTSWQPEPVPAGPAYDALVGPHTRPMPIVPDAAGRDFDDREARDRGAAADGGPLFRADTPPQEPMPSPPPTPPSPAPQDASPPPQKKRAGRDLRAAIGVGVGLGAVIFASLFIVKAVFLGVVVVAVVVGLWELTSRLQEKKGIKAPLVPLAIGGAAMVIAGYFRGAEGAWVAMALTALAVLVWRMTEPPEDYLKDVTAGVFAAFYVPFLATFVAMLLPADDGPQRVVTFLVLTVVSDTGAYAVGWRFGKTKLAPRISPGKTREGLFGAVAFAMGAGALCMEFLIDGGVWWQGLVLGFAVAVSATLGDLGESMIKRDLGIKDMGTLLPGHGGIMDRLDSLLPTAPVVWLLLAAFVGTG; via the coding sequence ATGAACGACACTTCCTGGCAGCCGGAGCCGGTTCCGGCGGGTCCCGCCTACGATGCGCTGGTGGGCCCGCACACTCGGCCCATGCCCATCGTGCCCGATGCCGCCGGCCGTGACTTCGACGACCGGGAAGCACGCGATCGGGGGGCCGCCGCTGACGGCGGCCCCCTCTTCCGCGCCGATACGCCGCCGCAGGAGCCCATGCCCAGCCCCCCGCCGACCCCGCCTTCGCCGGCACCGCAGGACGCCTCGCCCCCGCCTCAGAAGAAGCGTGCCGGGCGGGACCTGCGTGCCGCCATAGGGGTCGGAGTGGGACTCGGCGCGGTGATCTTCGCCTCGCTGTTCATCGTCAAGGCGGTCTTCCTCGGCGTCGTCGTCGTGGCGGTCGTCGTCGGCCTGTGGGAGCTCACCTCCCGTCTCCAGGAGAAGAAGGGCATCAAGGCCCCGCTGGTCCCGCTCGCGATCGGCGGTGCGGCGATGGTCATCGCCGGATACTTCCGCGGGGCCGAGGGCGCCTGGGTGGCGATGGCGCTGACCGCCCTCGCGGTCCTGGTCTGGCGGATGACCGAGCCGCCCGAGGACTACCTCAAGGACGTCACCGCCGGAGTCTTCGCGGCGTTCTACGTGCCCTTCCTGGCCACGTTCGTCGCGATGCTGCTCCCCGCCGACGACGGGCCGCAGCGCGTCGTCACCTTCCTGGTCCTGACCGTGGTCAGCGACACCGGGGCCTACGCGGTCGGCTGGCGCTTCGGGAAGACCAAGCTCGCCCCGCGCATCAGCCCCGGAAAGACCCGTGAGGGGCTCTTCGGAGCGGTGGCCTTCGCGATGGGGGCCGGCGCGCTGTGCATGGAGTTCCTGATCGACGGAGGCGTCTGGTGGCAGGGACTGGTGCTCGGCTTCGCCGTCGCGGTCAGTGCCACCCTCGGTGACCTCGGTGAATCCATGATCAAGCGGGATCTCGGGATCAAGGACATGGGCACCCTGCTGCCGGGTCACGGCGGCATCATGGACCGGCTGGACTCCCTGCTTCCCACGGCCCCGGTGGTCTGGCTGCTGCTGGCGGCCTTCGTGGGCACGGGCTGA
- a CDS encoding ABC transporter ATP-binding protein has translation MVAPRDDAPPDNDRPDNAPPQDDLLWARSLHYSHSGSPGLIGVSVGVRAGEILAVTGPRGSGKSTLLRCLSGQLRPEQGEVWFNSVPVHTMGTLARERLRRDRFGWIGPEPQLLPELRVWENAALPLLIAGVPHRTAKRTACEWLDRLDIGAFARKHPGALNRAESQRVALARALAHLPAVIFADEPTAPLHRAERSLLLRTLTTAARSHGITVLLATHEEETAAVADRHFSLLDGRPAAAAAAAGLSPTSFPQPPEDQAACSLSA, from the coding sequence ATGGTGGCTCCACGGGACGACGCTCCGCCGGACAACGACCGGCCGGACAATGCCCCGCCCCAGGACGATCTGCTCTGGGCACGGTCCCTTCACTACTCCCACAGCGGCTCGCCGGGCCTCATCGGGGTCTCGGTCGGCGTCCGCGCGGGAGAGATCCTCGCCGTGACCGGCCCCCGGGGCAGCGGCAAGAGCACACTGCTGCGCTGCCTGTCCGGACAGCTGCGACCCGAGCAGGGCGAGGTCTGGTTCAACAGCGTCCCCGTGCACACGATGGGGACCCTGGCCCGCGAGCGGCTGCGCCGCGACCGCTTCGGCTGGATCGGCCCCGAGCCGCAACTGCTGCCCGAGCTGCGGGTCTGGGAGAACGCCGCCCTGCCGCTGCTGATCGCGGGCGTGCCCCACCGCACGGCCAAGCGGACCGCCTGCGAATGGCTCGACCGCCTCGACATCGGCGCCTTCGCCCGCAAGCACCCCGGCGCCCTCAACCGGGCCGAGTCCCAGCGCGTCGCCCTGGCCCGCGCCCTCGCGCACCTGCCCGCCGTGATCTTCGCCGACGAGCCCACGGCCCCGCTGCACCGCGCCGAGCGCTCCCTGCTGCTGCGCACCCTCACCACGGCCGCCCGCTCCCACGGCATCACCGTGCTGCTGGCCACCCACGAGGAGGAGACCGCGGCCGTCGCCGACCGGCACTTCTCCCTGCTCGACGGCCGCCCCGCCGCAGCGGCGGCCGCGGCCGGGCTCTCCCCCACCTCCTTCCCCCAGCCCCCGGAGGACCAGGCCGCGTGCTCGCTCTCCGCCTAG